A window of bacterium genomic DNA:
AGCGACATGTGCTGCTGCGGAGTTTCCATCCATAGCCATCATCTTTTTGGCCATTTTATCTCCTTTTTTACGATTTAAAATTTACCAAACAAATTCCCTCAACCATCAAAAAAAGGGAAATAACAATTTATGTAAGAAGAATTGGATCGTCAAGACAAAACGGAACTCAAAATATAAATTAATCTTGAATTAAAAGTTTTTTTGGTTTATTATCTGAATGAAGATACTCTTGTTGTGGAAAATTGTTATTAGATTATGTGCAATAATAAAAAATGTTATAGTCGTTCAGGTTTCTCTCTAGTCGAGTTGATGATAGTTGTTGTGATTGTTGGGATACTCGCAAGCCTATCTCTGCTTTCATATAGCAAAGCCGTTCGTAAAGCCAAGCTTACCGAAGCGAAGATTGCACTTAAGCGAATGTGGGAATGCAATGATATGTTCTACAATGAGCATGGTTATTATTATGGTCCGGTGTATGATATTGGTAACAGTGGATTATCAGAGATAGGTTTTAGCCCTCTTAGTGGAAATCCGCTTTTTATATATTCTATTGAAATCAATAGCCC
This region includes:
- a CDS encoding prepilin-type N-terminal cleavage/methylation domain-containing protein, whose product is MCNNKKCYSRSGFSLVELMIVVVIVGILASLSLLSYSKAVRKAKLTEAKIALKRMWECNDMFYNEHGYYYGPVYDIGNSGLSEIGFSPLSGNPLFIYSIEINSPPIYIAEPLRKEFGGDGSISGYELQIDFKGKLYIFEPGINNVSGMERITPTGGRRGFSPGGG